Proteins co-encoded in one Spirosoma endbachense genomic window:
- a CDS encoding fibronectin type III domain-containing protein, whose amino-acid sequence MTKYAAFLLIVGLLGLLTGKTSWAQTGPISNSTLCGTVDLTPAQALSLVQQANLALQEKRASGAVFTNITYIPIRPHIVRRSDGSGGLSLANLNRMMAATNSYYLLNGFGIQFYFAGTTPDYIDNDGLFNSFPYPEGSTVDSRDAANAMNQYYIHSFSASVGGYAYYPANNIVTTRSFIGVFNSTEADINDASDRIIPHELGHNFNLYHTFGNNNGIATSTELVTRGAGANCTTDGDLICDTPADPYGMYGADVTYVNNCPQYNPNSFAHDAHNEYYTPSITNIMSYYFPCTHDFTPGQYDRMQAGLALRQTHTAYTLDAPATNVAPVSNLTANFTLTSIVLNWQDNANNEMGYFIERSTSPTSGFASIGGVGPDVTTFTDTKFDNRTVYYYRVRPSNTTTGSISSTANVDTTIPSITGLVTNNITANSAVLSWNSLGSGLTYDVQWRAVGSATWTTVANITGTSNSLFGLTPGTAYEWQVKASIGTAYSGPISFSTPCTAPQNIYYSTNRTVAYLSWFGSSSPAYTLQWRQQGAANWTTVTGITTPTYSLTGLTSLTAYEWQVQSVCSLTASSTYAGPQSFTTLSCQAPSGQNAIPKSISAQLSWYGGFDPGQTFELRYRPVGTVNWTSVASLTTTTFSLTGLTNNTQYEWQVRGICSMTEFSNYTTPSTFTTLCLAITGLTASPSNTSTILYWFYAGIPEPGSIYELQYRPTGNPNWMTAIGYNSGSSYNSRTITDLLASTTYEARIRTLCSPGAYTDYSTTVTFTTGCYAPAPNSLYLSNTYSSFVQLQWSVTIDPGSSFDLRYRTIGATDWSILNGITTQYYSLTGLNGNTQYEWQVRTVCSPSTSSTFTAGPNFTTNCHLPSGLYALAKLKSATLNWSSDESGSSYEARYRLAGTTDWTTVSNLTSTSVAITGLISNTGYEWQVRVRCGNGSYSDFSSLNTFNTTSCSLPYNLVASISYNGARLSWTFGNADATTRYEIQYRPTNDFANPGWYTLSNLTSDSGNGYVDIGGLIYNRFYEWQIRTLCSPTESTAFSASSYFATQCETPTNLIVTTTPTTARLNWSFQHADVDTRYEARYRVIGTTNWVFVGNLTSDTGVGYIDITGLTNNTQYEWQIRTMCSATNGSSFTPLATFSTQCSVPGGLLANVLTNSATLSWAQLSGAAGNYEVRYRPTGTTGWTTISNLTSTNTVVSGLTANTAYEWQARTLCGNNVASDFSDIRNFTTNSCSSPVSLYTSNLATTSARLNWSFYSATAETRYEARYRAVGTTDWATLSNLTSLLGNGYFDVAGLTETGPYEWQIRTICSPSESSAFSSSVIFRTLSPCQSMYTVKTGLWTDPTIWSCGRLPLSSDIVEIRHFVTVPTNLIVFAKKVSIDSGQRLIYSLNTQLKTGF is encoded by the coding sequence ATGACAAAATATGCCGCTTTTTTACTAATCGTTGGGCTTTTAGGACTACTTACCGGAAAAACAAGCTGGGCTCAAACCGGCCCAATTTCTAATTCAACTCTTTGTGGTACAGTAGACCTCACCCCCGCACAGGCCCTATCGCTTGTCCAGCAAGCCAATCTGGCACTACAAGAAAAGAGAGCTTCCGGAGCTGTATTTACGAATATAACGTATATTCCCATTCGCCCCCATATTGTTCGCCGGAGTGATGGCAGTGGTGGTCTGAGTCTTGCTAATCTGAATCGGATGATGGCGGCTACGAATAGCTATTATTTGCTCAATGGCTTTGGCATCCAGTTTTACTTTGCCGGTACTACACCCGATTACATCGATAACGATGGCCTATTCAACAGTTTTCCGTATCCGGAAGGGTCAACGGTAGATAGTCGTGATGCTGCCAATGCAATGAACCAGTATTACATTCATAGCTTTTCTGCCAGTGTAGGCGGCTACGCTTATTACCCTGCCAATAACATCGTTACAACACGCTCTTTTATTGGGGTATTTAATAGCACGGAAGCGGATATCAACGATGCCAGTGACCGGATAATACCCCATGAATTAGGCCATAACTTTAACCTCTACCATACATTTGGCAATAACAATGGTATTGCAACTTCGACCGAACTGGTCACTCGGGGAGCCGGGGCCAACTGCACAACCGATGGCGATCTGATCTGCGATACGCCTGCCGATCCCTATGGCATGTATGGGGCTGATGTTACCTATGTCAACAATTGCCCTCAATACAATCCGAACAGCTTCGCCCACGATGCTCATAATGAGTACTATACGCCCTCCATTACCAATATCATGTCGTATTATTTCCCCTGTACGCATGATTTTACGCCGGGGCAGTACGATCGGATGCAGGCCGGATTGGCCCTCCGTCAGACCCATACAGCTTATACGCTCGATGCCCCGGCTACGAATGTCGCACCAGTCAGTAACCTGACGGCTAATTTTACGCTGACATCAATTGTACTCAACTGGCAGGACAATGCCAACAATGAGATGGGTTACTTCATTGAACGCTCTACCTCCCCCACATCGGGCTTTGCGTCCATTGGGGGAGTAGGCCCAGATGTAACAACATTTACAGACACCAAATTTGACAACCGAACAGTCTATTATTACCGCGTTCGTCCGTCCAACACAACTACAGGCAGTATAAGCTCAACGGCTAACGTTGACACGACAATTCCTTCGATAACCGGCCTGGTCACAAACAACATTACGGCGAATAGTGCGGTCCTGAGTTGGAATAGCCTGGGTTCAGGCCTAACCTACGATGTACAGTGGCGAGCCGTAGGAAGCGCGACCTGGACCACTGTTGCTAACATCACAGGTACAAGTAACTCCCTTTTCGGTTTGACTCCGGGTACTGCCTATGAATGGCAGGTGAAAGCGTCAATCGGTACTGCGTATTCCGGCCCCATTAGTTTTTCTACTCCCTGTACAGCCCCACAAAACATTTATTATTCGACAAATCGTACTGTGGCATACCTATCGTGGTTTGGTAGCAGTTCCCCAGCGTATACTCTCCAATGGCGTCAGCAGGGAGCTGCCAACTGGACTACTGTGACAGGAATAACGACCCCAACCTATTCCTTAACAGGATTGACCTCATTAACTGCCTATGAATGGCAGGTACAAAGTGTTTGTTCGCTTACAGCCAGTTCAACCTACGCTGGTCCGCAGTCGTTCACCACGCTCTCCTGTCAGGCTCCATCCGGGCAAAACGCTATTCCAAAATCAATCTCGGCTCAGTTAAGCTGGTATGGAGGTTTTGATCCAGGTCAAACATTTGAACTCCGTTACCGCCCTGTAGGTACAGTTAACTGGACATCAGTCGCCAGTTTAACAACTACAACCTTTTCGCTGACCGGTTTAACAAATAACACACAGTACGAATGGCAAGTCAGGGGTATCTGTTCCATGACTGAGTTCTCAAACTATACCACTCCGAGTACCTTTACTACATTGTGTCTGGCAATTACTGGCTTAACTGCTAGCCCTAGCAACACATCAACCATTCTATATTGGTTCTATGCTGGCATTCCTGAGCCGGGCAGCATCTATGAGTTACAGTATCGCCCCACAGGCAACCCTAACTGGATGACTGCTATTGGTTATAATTCCGGCTCATCGTATAATTCCCGAACGATAACCGACTTACTGGCCAGCACCACCTATGAAGCCCGCATCCGAACACTCTGCTCACCAGGTGCATACACTGATTATTCGACCACAGTTACCTTTACAACGGGCTGCTATGCCCCAGCCCCCAACAGTCTTTATTTAAGCAACACATATTCTTCCTTCGTCCAACTTCAATGGAGCGTTACTATCGATCCCGGTTCATCGTTCGATCTGCGTTACCGCACCATAGGCGCTACCGACTGGTCAATACTCAATGGCATAACGACTCAATATTACTCATTGACGGGTCTGAACGGCAACACCCAATACGAATGGCAGGTTAGAACGGTTTGCTCGCCTTCTACCAGTTCGACCTTTACGGCTGGTCCAAACTTTACAACCAACTGCCATTTGCCCAGCGGGTTATATGCACTTGCCAAGCTAAAGTCAGCTACGCTAAACTGGAGTTCTGACGAATCTGGCTCTAGCTACGAGGCTCGGTATCGGCTGGCAGGAACCACCGATTGGACCACAGTTAGTAATCTGACCAGCACAAGCGTCGCCATAACAGGCTTAATTAGCAATACTGGTTATGAATGGCAAGTCAGAGTGCGATGCGGGAATGGCTCATACTCAGATTTTTCATCCTTAAATACCTTTAATACAACATCCTGTAGCCTACCCTATAATTTAGTGGCCTCAATTAGCTATAACGGGGCCCGTCTGAGTTGGACTTTTGGTAACGCTGATGCTACTACGCGTTATGAAATTCAATATCGGCCAACCAACGATTTTGCGAATCCCGGCTGGTATACGCTCTCAAATCTGACCAGCGATAGTGGCAATGGTTATGTGGACATCGGCGGATTAATTTACAATAGGTTTTATGAATGGCAAATCAGAACACTTTGCTCACCCACCGAAAGCACAGCCTTTTCGGCTAGTTCTTATTTTGCTACTCAGTGTGAAACGCCAACTAATCTTATTGTTACGACAACACCGACAACCGCCCGATTAAACTGGTCATTTCAACATGCAGATGTCGACACTCGGTATGAAGCCCGCTATCGGGTCATTGGAACTACTAACTGGGTATTCGTCGGTAATCTGACAAGTGACACTGGTGTTGGCTATATTGACATTACTGGATTAACCAACAATACACAATACGAATGGCAAATCAGAACCATGTGTTCAGCGACCAATGGTTCGTCATTTACGCCATTAGCCACATTCTCGACGCAATGTAGTGTTCCTGGCGGACTGCTCGCCAACGTTCTGACTAATTCAGCGACGTTGTCCTGGGCCCAGTTGTCAGGAGCCGCTGGTAATTATGAAGTACGATACCGGCCCACTGGAACAACGGGCTGGACAACGATCAGTAACCTAACCAGTACCAACACGGTAGTATCGGGACTCACAGCAAACACCGCCTATGAATGGCAGGCAAGAACGTTATGCGGCAACAATGTTGCTTCTGATTTTTCGGACATACGAAACTTTACAACTAATTCCTGCAGTTCGCCGGTAAGTTTATATACGAGCAATTTGGCAACGACCTCGGCCCGGTTGAACTGGTCTTTCTATAGTGCAACAGCCGAGACTCGTTACGAAGCGCGTTACCGGGCAGTAGGAACCACCGACTGGGCGACACTCAGTAATTTGACGAGTCTACTTGGAAACGGTTATTTTGACGTGGCAGGCTTGACCGAAACGGGCCCCTATGAGTGGCAAATTCGAACGATTTGTTCGCCTTCTGAAAGCTCGGCCTTCTCTTCATCGGTTATTTTCCGAACGCTTAGTCCTTGCCAGAGTATGTATACCGTTAAAACGGGTTTATGGACAGACCCTACAATCTGGTCATGCGGGCGATTACCACTCAGCAGCGATATCGTTGAAATCAGACATTTTGTAACCGTCCCGACCAATCTGATCGTTTTTGCGAAGAAGGTCAGCATCGACAGCGGGCAGCGGCTGATCTACAGTCTCAATACTCAATTGAAGACAGGGTTTTGA
- a CDS encoding GDSL-type esterase/lipase family protein: MVWYEDDVRQLEAKIKLAHPASDRVVFYGSSSIRLWSTLAQDFPQLDTLNLGFGGSTLAACAWFFDRLVVPANPKSIVFYAGDNDLGDGRHPEEVYLFFCALVEKMRRELPDVPLFFLTIKLSPARWGIGDNIRLTNKLITDEVAKNPAFRTIDMTSPLLASDGRPRRDFFEGDGLHLNPAGYQVWKRILQESQIFNNLFTY, translated from the coding sequence ATGGTCTGGTACGAAGACGACGTTCGGCAACTCGAAGCCAAAATTAAGTTAGCTCATCCCGCATCCGATCGGGTTGTTTTTTATGGTAGTTCATCGATTCGGCTTTGGTCGACGCTGGCTCAGGATTTTCCGCAACTCGATACGCTTAATTTAGGATTTGGCGGTTCAACATTGGCGGCCTGTGCCTGGTTTTTTGATCGGCTGGTCGTTCCGGCAAATCCTAAATCCATTGTATTTTACGCAGGTGACAACGATCTGGGCGACGGTCGGCATCCTGAGGAAGTTTACCTGTTTTTTTGCGCGCTTGTCGAAAAAATGCGCCGGGAGCTACCCGATGTACCGCTGTTTTTTCTAACGATCAAACTTAGTCCGGCACGCTGGGGAATTGGCGATAATATTCGCCTGACAAACAAACTCATTACCGACGAAGTGGCTAAAAACCCTGCTTTTCGAACCATCGACATGACTTCGCCCTTATTGGCTAGCGATGGTCGGCCACGTCGCGATTTTTTTGAAGGAGATGGACTTCATCTTAACCCGGCTGGTTATCAGGTATGGAAACGGATCTTACAGGAATCGCAGATTTTTAATAATTTGTTTACCTACTAA
- a CDS encoding SMP-30/gluconolactonase/LRE family protein: MKKLFSLLFFLGHLSVVAQPAAESYPIDSASIEQANVPKGEVMKFTFQDSKRFPGTWREYWIYVPAQYRPDKPACVYVNQDGIQWKAPTVFDNLIHRKEMPVTIGVFVMPGKVRVVDGDPTHDRLNRSFEYDGLGEAYARFILDEILPEVEKQKTSDGRSIRLSKSGNDRAIGGSSSGAVCAFTAAWEHPEAFSRVFSAIGTYVGLRGGDRYATLIRKYEPKPIRVFLQDGTNDLNNFVGDWWKANETIDRALIFAGYEVQHVWGEGGHSGQHGTAIFPQAMRWLWKDYPKPVTTGQTKNPFLLDILQPNEGWELVGEGYSFTEGPAANEAGEVVFQDVLNGKTFKVDQTGKPVSINTDSKKAAGTAYSTTGQRYTVSSRTNAVYRYDRSEKETVVVEGLSGNDITVAKNGNLYITSPDGIDKPSTIYLIRPDGQKVVVDGGEAPTGLKLANGLAFTPDQRQLYVAESASHWIWAYQVLPDGQLTHKQRYGWLHVPDTAENAWPDGLKCDSAGRVYVATRLGIQVLDQTGRVNAIIPTPTGYPSNLCFGGKNFDTLYVTCGAKVYRRKLKVRGLSPN, from the coding sequence ATGAAAAAGCTATTCTCCCTCCTTTTTTTTCTGGGGCACTTATCGGTAGTCGCCCAGCCCGCGGCCGAATCGTATCCCATTGACTCGGCTTCAATTGAGCAGGCCAATGTTCCTAAAGGTGAAGTTATGAAGTTTACTTTTCAGGATTCCAAACGATTTCCTGGAACCTGGCGCGAGTATTGGATCTATGTACCTGCTCAATACCGTCCTGATAAACCTGCTTGTGTATATGTCAATCAGGACGGCATTCAGTGGAAGGCCCCCACTGTTTTCGATAATTTAATTCATCGAAAAGAAATGCCCGTAACCATTGGTGTTTTTGTCATGCCCGGCAAGGTGCGAGTTGTCGATGGCGACCCTACTCATGATCGGCTGAATCGGAGTTTTGAATATGATGGCCTGGGCGAAGCTTATGCCCGGTTTATTTTAGACGAGATTTTACCCGAGGTTGAAAAGCAAAAGACCAGTGATGGCCGATCGATTCGACTCTCGAAAAGTGGCAACGATCGTGCCATTGGTGGCTCAAGTAGCGGAGCCGTTTGTGCCTTCACCGCAGCCTGGGAACATCCAGAAGCTTTTTCCAGAGTATTTAGTGCGATTGGGACCTACGTTGGGCTACGGGGTGGCGACCGATACGCAACTTTAATTCGCAAATATGAGCCAAAGCCTATTCGCGTCTTTTTACAGGATGGAACCAATGACCTGAATAATTTCGTCGGCGATTGGTGGAAAGCCAATGAAACCATCGACCGGGCCTTGATTTTCGCGGGCTACGAGGTGCAGCATGTGTGGGGCGAAGGCGGGCATAGCGGCCAGCATGGTACGGCTATCTTTCCCCAGGCTATGCGATGGCTCTGGAAAGACTACCCAAAACCTGTTACAACTGGACAGACTAAGAATCCTTTTCTACTAGATATTCTACAGCCTAATGAAGGCTGGGAACTGGTTGGTGAAGGCTACTCCTTTACGGAAGGGCCAGCGGCAAATGAGGCAGGTGAAGTGGTTTTTCAGGACGTATTAAACGGAAAAACGTTTAAAGTTGACCAGACAGGCAAACCTGTCAGCATTAATACCGATTCCAAAAAAGCGGCAGGCACAGCCTACAGTACTACAGGGCAGCGATATACCGTATCAAGCCGGACTAATGCGGTATATCGATACGATCGTTCAGAAAAAGAGACTGTAGTAGTAGAGGGGCTATCGGGCAATGACATTACGGTGGCAAAAAATGGAAATCTATACATTACTTCTCCGGATGGAATTGACAAGCCAAGCACAATTTATCTGATCAGACCCGACGGCCAGAAAGTAGTGGTTGACGGCGGTGAAGCGCCAACGGGCTTAAAGCTCGCCAATGGGCTGGCCTTCACACCCGATCAGCGTCAATTATATGTAGCTGAATCGGCCTCGCACTGGATATGGGCTTACCAGGTCCTGCCCGATGGGCAACTGACTCATAAGCAACGCTATGGGTGGCTTCATGTTCCTGATACCGCCGAAAATGCCTGGCCAGATGGACTGAAGTGCGATAGTGCAGGCCGTGTCTATGTGGCCACACGACTAGGTATCCAGGTTCTTGATCAGACAGGCCGGGTCAATGCGATTATACCCACTCCAACAGGTTATCCTTCCAATTTATGCTTTGGTGGCAAAAACTTTGACACCCTATACGTAACATGTGGAGCCAAGGTATATCGACGTAAATTAAAAGTAAGAGGTCTATCACCTAACTGA
- a CDS encoding 5'-methylthioadenosine/adenosylhomocysteine nucleosidase encodes MNNKLVKKHLLVLLLLSQTTIAQHYKPRSITGLLGAFGAEVELVKQTLKKPKTVVVDGVTFTTGRIGKHKVVVAETGIGKVNAAMTTALLLDHFRPERVLFTGIAGGTNPDLQPGDIVIAGRTAHHDYGSITDKNTPTRQTRNVITKQFNPVYFPADSSLMRLAEKVVTSLTLEGIPLASGGVSDRPVKVMTGTVVTGDVFVASSVKVSSLRAEFGADATEMEGAAIAQVCYQVKVPHLIIRSLSDRADAEAHIAYDKFYPTAARNSAKLVIAIVQAL; translated from the coding sequence ATGAATAATAAACTCGTAAAAAAACACTTACTCGTTCTGCTGCTTCTTTCACAAACTACCATTGCTCAGCACTACAAACCTCGCTCCATTACAGGCTTGTTAGGCGCATTCGGGGCTGAAGTTGAGTTAGTTAAACAGACGCTGAAAAAGCCCAAAACTGTTGTCGTCGACGGAGTGACATTCACCACCGGGCGCATTGGCAAACACAAAGTCGTTGTGGCCGAAACAGGTATCGGCAAGGTCAATGCAGCCATGACCACGGCTCTTTTGCTCGACCATTTTCGCCCAGAACGCGTACTGTTCACTGGTATTGCGGGTGGCACAAACCCCGATTTACAACCTGGTGACATTGTCATTGCTGGCCGGACCGCCCACCACGACTATGGTTCGATCACCGATAAAAATACACCGACACGGCAAACTCGAAACGTTATCACGAAACAGTTTAATCCGGTTTATTTCCCCGCTGATTCGTCGTTGATGCGATTAGCTGAAAAAGTAGTCACAAGTCTTACGCTGGAAGGAATTCCATTAGCATCTGGTGGCGTTTCTGATCGGCCGGTGAAAGTTATGACCGGTACGGTTGTAACAGGAGACGTGTTTGTTGCATCGTCGGTAAAAGTAAGCAGCTTACGGGCTGAATTTGGCGCAGATGCTACTGAAATGGAAGGAGCGGCTATTGCGCAGGTCTGTTATCAGGTAAAGGTGCCGCACCTGATTATTCGTAGCCTGAGCGATCGTGCCGATGCCGAAGCGCACATTGCCTACGACAAGTTTTATCCCACGGCTGCCCGAAACTCGGCCAAGTTGGTCATCGCTATCGTTCAGGCATTATGA
- a CDS encoding RHS repeat protein, whose product MKSTHLYQWVTGLLVILALSQCADHSLLVPPGSPPVRLRVKTITQELPDNRSKISAFSYDSQGKLSAILTYQTPDSTVSEVEYSTYSYDEQNRFTQLRHEVVLYPRGSWPNRVEQYLYSYNATGQVSRIQYVNGLTLTFSYNGANQPVGHTSNFATGGLTINGSGSFTFTGHNLTAYQTTLNITGHGVMLPSSGSNNVYTHDDKVNPFYGIYVIPSPYPNGFVNLQSSPGSPKAYFGGIDNVLNLSQNNVLTEKNPLSAEAESISYQYQYNAANLPVLRVKTSTMPLPAGNRTTIETLHFDYESY is encoded by the coding sequence ATGAAAAGCACACATTTATACCAATGGGTTACCGGATTACTGGTGATTTTAGCACTGTCTCAATGCGCCGATCATAGCCTTCTGGTGCCTCCAGGCTCACCGCCAGTCCGTTTGCGAGTCAAAACAATAACTCAGGAGTTACCCGATAATCGGTCCAAAATCAGCGCCTTTTCCTATGATTCACAGGGCAAGCTTAGCGCCATCCTGACCTATCAGACACCCGACAGTACTGTTTCTGAGGTTGAATATAGCACGTACTCTTATGATGAGCAGAACCGATTTACGCAGCTTCGGCATGAGGTCGTATTGTATCCCCGAGGTAGCTGGCCCAACCGGGTTGAGCAGTATTTATATTCGTATAACGCTACGGGCCAGGTTTCCAGAATACAGTATGTGAATGGACTAACCCTGACATTTAGCTACAATGGCGCCAATCAGCCGGTAGGTCATACAAGTAATTTTGCCACGGGTGGCCTTACGATCAATGGATCAGGGAGTTTCACGTTCACAGGCCATAACCTGACGGCCTATCAAACAACATTGAACATAACAGGGCATGGCGTAATGCTGCCAAGCAGTGGGTCTAACAATGTTTATACCCACGATGATAAAGTCAATCCTTTCTACGGGATATATGTTATTCCATCACCCTATCCCAATGGATTTGTTAATCTACAATCATCACCAGGGTCGCCCAAAGCCTATTTTGGCGGGATCGATAATGTGCTTAATTTGAGCCAGAACAATGTGTTGACCGAGAAGAATCCTTTGTCTGCTGAGGCCGAATCCATTTCCTATCAATATCAATACAATGCGGCTAATCTACCCGTTCTTCGGGTTAAGACATCCACTATGCCATTACCTGCTGGTAACCGGACCACTATAGAGACCCTGCATTTCGACTATGAATCCTATTAA
- a CDS encoding amine oxidase → MISKRTFLTKNPFQSFWWAGYECTDQLNCFGNRVDFLPLTGHLQRLSDDYKHLDSFAIRTVREGIRWSQVEKTAYQYDWHVVEQLLAEGHRQGIQQVWDLCHFGYPDDLTPLHPMFARRFAALCRAFVHFYRDLYPDDELIVTPINEVSFISWLGGDVRGTSPYCTKQGWEVKVGLMRAYIEGVAAMREIDPSIRILTTEPLVQMVPPMNATEQEIIDAAIADENQFQSVDILAGAIRPELGGSPEYLDILGFNYYYNNQWINKTSTFLGWADAIPDPRWVPLRRLLLKAHHRYNKPIALTETSHPGIDRPGWINMIGRECAAVIEAGVPLWGVCLYPIIDRPDWDHLDRWHHSGLWDADLSVDPPGRVLYEPYANALLNAQRIVGNSLLEPQQWPVE, encoded by the coding sequence ATGATCAGCAAACGTACATTCTTAACGAAGAACCCCTTTCAGTCATTCTGGTGGGCAGGTTATGAATGCACAGATCAACTCAATTGCTTTGGTAATCGGGTGGATTTTCTACCCCTAACGGGACATTTACAACGCTTAAGCGACGATTATAAACACCTTGATTCGTTTGCCATTCGCACGGTTCGGGAGGGTATTCGCTGGAGTCAGGTCGAGAAAACCGCTTATCAGTACGACTGGCATGTGGTTGAACAACTGTTGGCCGAAGGGCATCGGCAGGGCATTCAGCAAGTTTGGGATTTGTGCCATTTTGGTTATCCCGACGATTTGACGCCCCTACACCCGATGTTTGCCCGCCGTTTTGCCGCACTTTGTCGGGCCTTTGTCCATTTCTATCGCGATCTGTATCCCGACGATGAACTAATTGTAACCCCCATCAATGAAGTCAGTTTTATTTCCTGGTTAGGGGGCGATGTGCGTGGTACATCGCCTTATTGCACCAAACAGGGTTGGGAAGTGAAAGTTGGGCTAATGAGAGCCTACATTGAAGGCGTTGCCGCTATGCGTGAAATAGATCCATCAATTCGCATTCTGACGACTGAACCATTGGTACAGATGGTGCCACCGATGAACGCTACCGAACAGGAAATTATAGACGCTGCCATTGCCGACGAAAACCAGTTTCAGTCAGTAGATATATTAGCCGGGGCTATTCGTCCAGAGTTGGGTGGTTCGCCCGAATACCTCGATATTCTAGGGTTTAATTATTACTACAATAACCAGTGGATCAACAAAACCAGTACGTTTTTGGGTTGGGCTGATGCCATTCCTGATCCACGCTGGGTGCCTCTACGGCGATTACTTCTAAAAGCACACCATCGATACAATAAACCCATTGCTCTGACCGAAACCAGCCATCCTGGAATTGACCGGCCCGGTTGGATTAACATGATTGGTCGTGAATGTGCCGCCGTGATCGAAGCAGGTGTACCGCTTTGGGGTGTTTGTTTGTATCCGATCATTGACCGGCCCGACTGGGACCATCTGGATCGCTGGCATCATTCCGGATTATGGGATGCTGATCTATCGGTCGATCCACCGGGGCGCGTGTTGTATGAGCCGTATGCCAATGCGTTGTTAAATGCCCAGCGCATTGTCGGGAATAGTCTCCTGGAGCCGCAGCAATGGCCTGTAGAATAG
- a CDS encoding esterase family protein — translation MHREYHKWFSPNLNRDMELLVFGHSGARVLVFPTRRGRFYEYEELGLVNALADRLENGWLQLFCVDSVDRESIYNRYIPPPERIKRHGQYEEYILNEVLPFSRLKNPQPFMISHGCSLGAYHAANIAFRHPQWFGKLVALSGRYDLSAPVAEFRGLFDNYYDEDIYFHNPNHFLPNLGDGIVLDELRRMQIVMTVGAADPFLNSNLALSETLGLKNVSHEFYIWDGRAHQADDWYKMVQIYL, via the coding sequence ATGCATCGTGAGTATCATAAATGGTTCAGTCCAAATCTGAATCGTGACATGGAGTTGCTTGTCTTCGGCCATTCGGGGGCTCGTGTACTTGTCTTTCCGACCCGACGAGGTCGTTTTTATGAGTATGAAGAACTGGGGCTTGTAAATGCCCTGGCCGACCGGCTTGAAAATGGCTGGCTCCAGCTTTTTTGTGTTGATAGCGTTGATCGGGAAAGTATTTATAACCGCTATATTCCTCCACCAGAACGTATTAAGCGGCATGGGCAATATGAGGAGTATATTCTGAATGAAGTTCTGCCGTTTTCGCGTCTGAAAAATCCGCAGCCCTTCATGATTTCGCACGGATGCAGTTTGGGAGCCTATCATGCGGCAAACATTGCCTTTCGTCATCCGCAATGGTTTGGCAAATTAGTGGCACTCAGTGGCCGATACGATTTATCGGCTCCGGTAGCTGAGTTCAGGGGGTTATTCGATAATTATTACGATGAGGATATTTATTTCCATAACCCCAATCATTTCCTCCCGAATTTGGGCGATGGTATTGTCCTCGACGAATTGCGACGAATGCAGATTGTGATGACTGTGGGAGCTGCCGACCCGTTTCTGAACAGTAATCTGGCCTTAAGCGAAACCCTTGGGCTAAAAAACGTATCGCACGAATTCTACATCTGGGATGGGCGGGCTCATCAGGCCGACGACTGGTACAAAATGGTGCAGATATACCTCTAG